The nucleotide sequence CATATCAACTTATATATAGAAGATGCgaggaggaggagaaaTGTGTGGTTGTAGTAGCTAATAGGCGGTTAATATTTGCATTGTCCATGTTCGgtgattgttgaatatcTCTAACCAGATTACACTACCGTGGCTTTACACAATTTAATTATGTGAGATgataacaaaaaaaataaagaacACAATGTAAGCAGCAATATTAAATAGAGGCGAGGCAATTGACTTCTACCCAccacttttcttttctcgTTGcactttcaaaacaaatcaccCTTCTCACTCAACAATGGTCGCTTTTACtaaaattgcaattgcagCTGCTTCAACATTATCTGCAGTTAATTCACTTTCCCTTTTTAATGAGTATGTCGATCGTGCACTTGCCATCTTCAATACACCCGACGAACTCTATTCCCAATACGAcactcaacaacaaaacttCTTTCacattcaaaaagaagCTCACGTTAATGATGATACTAAACCAGTACCTGGgaaatcaccaattgaaGTCTGTGACTATTCCACTAAACAACTTTTGACCCTTGACGAAATCACTATTTCACCTAATCCACCAGAAGCTGGTGCCAATTTGACATTCACCGCCAAAGGTACTATTGACAAGACCATAACAGACGGGGCTTATGTTGAGGTTGATGTACGTTATGGTTTCATCAAgttaattcatcaaacttATGATATTTGTAAGGAAATCACCAAAGTAGATTTAGAATgtccaattgaaaaaggtAAACAAGTCATTActaaagaagttgaaatcCCCGAGGAAGTTCCACCTGGAAAATATTTGGTTACTGCTAGAGCATTCACCAAAGATGACGAGTATATAACATGTTTGACTGCTACAATTGAGTTTCCGTACCAATAAGTAACACTCCGGGGAATAGAATTTGCCGGTGGTAATGGAGATCCAGTTTAGATTCCTTAAGTCTGTCCTTATACGGGGTTCAAAATTGAGTTCTTGGTTTACAATTCTActcaaatttgatgaatttgtgTAGACTGAGTACTTTTCTTAGATTATAATAAAGAATTTTGCTTGCGTCATGCGGTTGAAATGGATATCATACTGATTGGAAGTTGGTGAAAAGGGAACAACAGTAAGTTCATAATGCAAACCCCACGTCATTGTACTAAATGTCGCGAAATCTCTATTTCTTGTCGTAAgtgtttgtttttcttttttttttttcttgacATTCTCTTTTCCACTTTGCTCTACTTTACAACCAAGAGATCTTCGAAAtcatacaatttttcacaaccaaaaaaacATCCATTGATTTACTACATTAACTCCCAGTGTAACATTTAACAAGTTGATAAGATGTTCGAAATTGAGGATTATTTCTCAATACAGATCTTCTTTATTATCCTTAGGGAAACTTTGGAATCTGCAATCATCATTTCGGTGTTACTTTCATTCATAAATCAGCGATCTCACAAGTCCGATGCGAATTCAACGCCTAGTAAATCCAACACTCATTTACAACAAGTAcaaaggaaattgaaaatccaAGTATGGATAGGGGCACTTTTGGGATTAGTGATTTGTTTCCTTATTGGActaatttttattttagCATTTTACTTTGTTGGTAAAGATTATTGGGCTTATACCGAACGTGTTTGGGAAGGtgttttttcaatcttatCAAGTATAATTATCACAGTGATGGGTATCGGATTACTACGTATAAACAAAGtcatgaaattgaaatggtGGATCAAGTTGGGTGATGCTTACAATAATGAAGGTGACGAGGAAGGTGAAGAGgagattgcaaaattggGAGATGACGATGTCCTTCCTGATGAGTTTAGTGAACATGACGTCAATGATAGAGTGAATAGCTACGGGGAAAACAGATCAAGTTCAGAATCAGAAAGTGCACCATTAACTGCATCAAGTCAGGTACCAGTTACTTCCAAGAAATCACCAGCTAAGAGAAGACAAAAATTCGGTAAGAAGTACTTTTTGGCGATCTTGCCATTAGTGACTACATTGAGGGAGGGTTTGGAGGCGGTGGtatttgttggtggtaTCGGTGTGAGctcaccaccatcatcattcCCATTGTCAATAGCTTGCGGACTTACGCTCGGAGCATTAGTGGGCTATACCTTATACAAAGGAGGCAATAAATTATCTCTTCAATATTTCCTAATTACATCCACGTGTTTTCTTTACATTGTCAGTGCGGGGTTAATGAGTCGTGGTGTTTGGTTTCTTGAGCTAGAGTCATTTGTTCGTAAATGCGGTGGGTTGGATGTTAGTGAGACAGGGAGCGGACCTGGTTCATACGACATTGCCAAAAGCGTATGGCATGTTAATTGTTGCAATGGGTTAACTGATGGTGGATGGATGGTGCTCAATGCCATTTTCGGGTGGACAAATTCAGCAACATATGGTAGTGTGACAACATATTTCGCCTATTGGTTTTTTGTCATCATTTGGTTGAATATTAAACTATatgaagaaagagaaggTGTGTTGCCCTTGGTTCCAATCAAATGGCAATTGAAGCGAATTAGAAAAAAGATTAGATTATACGAGTTGAGGAATAGCCAAAGCTTGCATACGATAGAACAATCGCAACAAGAGGAAGGGGTCGTGGAAGCAGAGCAACAAGGTTTATTGGAATAGAGTTCATTGTGAATTGCAGCCTCGTTATATAGATTCAAGTTTATGCATTAATGATTATAAAAGTACTTGCATTAAGGTTTGAAGGTAAATTACAATTGGTTACTCCACAGGGCTTGTCATCTATAATCCTGGAGCAAAATACCTCGGTTCATCGAAAACATGGTACCTATGCCCTCTCACTCCATCACCTCTAAAAATTTGTGGCATTctcaaattttcatcaacttcatcctCGTTAACAAAATGATAATCatgattttcaaattcaccGAATCCAAATTTAGCAATTTGCAATTCAGTATCGGTAATTGTTGACCTTGAAATTCTTGCATACGCAATCTTTCTCAAGTCTCGGAAAAGAATATATTCACACCATCGATCCCAATCAg is from Candida orthopsilosis Co 90-125, chromosome 1 draft sequence and encodes:
- a CDS encoding Npc2 protein (S. cerevisiae homolog NPC2 has role sterol transport and localizes to vacuole lumen), which codes for MVAFTKIAIAAASTLSAVNSLSLFNEYVDRALAIFNTPDELYSQYDTQQQNFFHIQKEAHVNDDTKPVPGKSPIEVCDYSTKQLLTLDEITISPNPPEAGANLTFTAKGTIDKTITDGAYVEVDVRYGFIKLIHQTYDICKEITKVDLECPIEKGKQVITKEVEIPEEVPPGKYLVTARAFTKDDEYITCLTATIEFPYQ
- a CDS encoding Fth2 iron transporter, giving the protein MFEIEDYFSIQIFFIILRETLESAIIISVLLSFINQRSHKSDANSTPSKSNTHLQQVQRKLKIQVWIGALLGLVICFLIGLIFILAFYFVGKDYWAYTERVWEGVFSILSSIIITVMGIGLLRINKVMKLKWWIKLGDAYNNEGDEEGEEEIAKLGDDDVLPDEFSEHDVNDRVNSYGENRSSSESESAPLTASSQVPVTSKKSPAKRRQKFGKKYFLAILPLVTTLREGLEAVVFVGGIGVSSPPSSFPLSIACGLTLGALVGYTLYKGGNKLSLQYFLITSTCFLYIVSAGLMSRGVWFLELESFVRKCGGLDVSETGSGPGSYDIAKSVWHVNCCNGLTDGGWMVLNAIFGWTNSATYGSVTTYFAYWFFVIIWLNIKLYEEREGVLPLVPIKWQLKRIRKKIRLYELRNSQSLHTIEQSQQEEGVVEAEQQGLLE